The Oscillospiraceae bacterium genome segment ATTGTGGCTCCTTCCGGGGCTTCTACCGAAAGAACAATATCTGCGCTGCCGACATATACGTTTTCTGCTGTAATGTTTACGGGAAGAAGCTCGTAGCCAAGAACGGTTGAAGTAACGGAAATAAGCATTGCCATCACCGCAACAAAAACAAGTAAACGAATGAGATTGTTATTATTCATGTTCTGTCTCCTTAATTGAAAAGTAAAAGAAACTATATGTACCGAATGTTATTGTGTCTGACACAATACAATACAATACAATACAATACGAACAATTATATCACATTTTACTGATTTTTGCAATATTTTATTTTTATCGCAAAAACAGAAACGGAGCGCGATGCGCTCCGTTTTCTTTATATCTATTCAACCGGTTCGATAAGACCGTACTCGCCTTCTTTATTTCTCTTGTATACCACGCATACTGCGTCGGTGTCCTCGTCCTTGAAAACATAAAACTGATGCCCCAGCATATTCATCTGTAATATTGCTTCCTCGGCACTCATAGGCTTGTAGAGAAATTTTTTCACGTGGGCTATGTTAATTTCGCTCTCCTCATCATCAAAATCATCCTGTACACCATCAAATGCACCTGCGCGAAGCCTTTTTTCCAGCTTGGTTTTATATTTCCTTATCTGTCCCTCTATTATATCCATGCAAAGATCCACTGCACTGACGGGGTCTGCCGCCGATTCCTCTGCACGGTAAAAATAGCCCTTGTCAACTATTGTGAGCTCTACCTTGACCTTGTTGCCCTCCTCCTTGACGGTAGCGGTGATTTCGGTATCCTCGGGGAAAAATCTGTCAAAGCGTTTGAACTTTTTGAGAAAAGCATCTTTAACATCCTCGGTGATATTGAACTTTCTTGCAACAAAATTAGCTTTCATGTAATCAGCTCCTTGTATGTTATCGAAACAAATCCGTTGTTTCGTTGTATATATTGTATCACAAATGATATTAATTGTAAATACATTTTGTTGAATTTTTCAAAAACTATATGTTAACTTTTTTAATTTTTAACAAAATTTGACAGCAAAAACGGAGTGATGCCCAAAGACATCACTCCGTTTTTCAGTTATTATATACT includes the following:
- the raiA gene encoding ribosome-associated translation inhibitor RaiA, translating into MKANFVARKFNITEDVKDAFLKKFKRFDRFFPEDTEITATVKEEGNKVKVELTIVDKGYFYRAEESAADPVSAVDLCMDIIEGQIRKYKTKLEKRLRAGAFDGVQDDFDDEESEINIAHVKKFLYKPMSAEEAILQMNMLGHQFYVFKDEDTDAVCVVYKRNKEGEYGLIEPVE